CAATGATCCGGGGATCGGCGTCGCCCGCCACGTCGACGCCGGTTATGACGATGCCAGGCAGTTCGCCCGCCACAAAAACATCAAAATTCCAATGATGTGAACCATTCTCAGGCCGCGAACACGATTCTCCCGGTGTCCCGTGTCATTCGTGGTTACGGAACGGATCATTGAACGGTGGTGCCAGTGGGTTTGTCCATCCCCACCTGCTTGTCGCGCTGCGCCTGCAGCGCCTGGATCAGGCCCTCGACGATCTGATTCGGGATCACGAGCACGGCCCGAACCGGGGCGGGCAAAGATCCGGTCTTCTGCATGCGCAGCCCTTCTTCCTCGTTCAAGGGGCCGATCACATCACAGAAGGTGAGGGTGCAGTCGATCGGCGAAATGCTCACCTGCACGTAGTTGGCATAGACCCTCGGAGAGCTCTTCGAATAATCGGCAATGATCTGCAAAGGTCTTTGTTCCGTAGTCATGGATTGCTCCCATCTGGAAATGTGCAGAACGACGAATAAAATCACATGCGCAATTCGCGCTCGACATCCGTTTGATCCGCCGTTGCGGATCTATCCGTCATGCGTCCGTCGTCAGTCGTCCATTGAACTAGCCCGGAGGCCAGCGCATGAGTCTGCCGCCCATCACGTGCAGATGCAGGTGAAAGATCGTCTGGCCGGCGCCGGCATTGGTGTTGATGACGGTACGGAAGCCGCTGCCGATGATGCCTTTGTCTTTCGCCACGCGCGCGGCCACGAGAAGAAGATGACCCAGGAGCCCCTCGTCATCCGCTGCACTGTCCGTTAATGACGGTATGTGTTTGCGTGGAATGACCAGCACATGGACGGGGGACTTGGGATTGACATCTTCAATGGCGATGCAACGGTCGTCCTCATGGAGCACAGCCGCCGGCCTTTCACGCGCGACGATCTGGCAAAAGATGCAGCCGGACAATTTCATGATGAACTTCCCGCGGACATGAATCAGCAGCCTCCTGACCGCTGCCGGAATCATTTCAGGCGCTCGATGACCGCTCCAAGCCCGGCGAGCTTGACCTCGATGTGATCATAACCCCGGTCGAGATGATAAACGCGGTCGACGACGGTTTCGCCCGTGGCAACCAGTCCCGCAAGGACCAGCGAGGCGCTCGCCCGCAGGTCCGACGCAAGCACTTTGGCGCCCGTCAGAGGTTTGCAGCCCTTCACGAGAGCACGCCGCCCTTCGATCGTTATGTCTGCGCCCATGCGGACCAGTTCCTGCGCGTGCATGAAGCGGTTTTCGAAAATCGTCTCGGTTATGACAGCGGCGCCGTTCCCTTGCGTCATCAGGGCCATATACTGGGCCTGCATGTCGGTGGCGAAACCCGGATACGGAAGCGTGGTCACGTCCTGAGACTGAATAGGATCCCGGCCGCGCACGCGGACGGTGCCCGGGCCTGGGACCTCAATCTCGGCGCCGGTGCGTTCGAGCTGGGAAAGCAGTGCACCCA
The Terriglobia bacterium genome window above contains:
- a CDS encoding histidine triad nucleotide-binding protein, with translation MSGCIFCQIVARERPAAVLHEDDRCIAIEDVNPKSPVHVLVIPRKHIPSLTDSAADDEGLLGHLLLVAARVAKDKGIIGSGFRTVINTNAGAGQTIFHLHLHVMGGRLMRWPPG